A genomic region of Oceaniferula marina contains the following coding sequences:
- a CDS encoding trypsin-like peptidase domain-containing protein has product MNPATPPRKSTRRSFRPLFHILCLLSLGLICSCQEEQEGFDAKKAEQGVVRVIIAMKSSSSMGYGSGSGFYIGENTLITNHHVIDGADKGKLVVARKVSSNQIEIVDASVSWSDKELDIAILKVDGIGCDTLTLSEAPIEKGSQAYAIGFPTAADASRRSGSDKIGPSEVEFIKLAYSSRRGVLDNVDKDLVQFLDPTVSSGEVRKTLIRKWTPQYSTELEVIDHDVNIGHGNSGGPLFDECGRVIGINTQGLTFSVADNVKNSSRITELISVLKKQSISAVTTDEPCETSQGGGVDWKIWLVLGLVTLAALTSLLVALRKKPSTESYTQYIKRVSGVSRLQSRPGSLPPTNSGPTWDGGQIVNSPPTPPASPPPAPPAPANPPTPQAPSAAEANPFPQMPANAAGAPPLATDTPNGWSLQGNNPEAGKSKPIHFQLTPELIQRYGGNITIGRKPGIAHLVIDNTSISKAHAIISLINGQLNIRDNGSSNSTSVNGKRLTPNQPMPLNPGDHITLGEVSLSFALI; this is encoded by the coding sequence ATGAATCCAGCTACCCCGCCCCGTAAATCGACACGCCGATCATTCCGGCCATTGTTCCACATCCTTTGCCTTCTCAGCTTGGGGCTCATCTGTTCCTGCCAAGAGGAACAAGAAGGGTTTGATGCAAAAAAAGCCGAACAGGGAGTCGTCCGGGTCATCATCGCCATGAAATCCTCATCTTCGATGGGATACGGCAGCGGCTCCGGTTTTTACATCGGGGAAAACACCCTGATTACCAACCACCACGTCATCGACGGCGCGGACAAGGGTAAGCTGGTGGTGGCACGCAAGGTCAGCAGCAACCAAATTGAGATCGTCGACGCCTCCGTCTCCTGGTCGGATAAAGAACTTGATATTGCCATTCTCAAAGTGGACGGCATCGGTTGCGACACCCTGACCTTATCAGAGGCCCCAATCGAAAAAGGCAGCCAAGCCTATGCCATTGGTTTTCCTACAGCCGCAGATGCCAGCCGCCGATCAGGCAGCGATAAAATTGGTCCCAGCGAAGTTGAATTCATCAAACTTGCCTATTCTTCACGCCGAGGCGTCTTGGACAACGTGGACAAAGACCTCGTCCAATTCCTCGACCCGACGGTATCCAGTGGAGAAGTCCGCAAAACACTCATCCGGAAATGGACCCCCCAATACAGCACCGAACTCGAAGTGATCGACCACGACGTCAATATCGGCCATGGCAATAGCGGGGGCCCCTTGTTTGACGAATGCGGCCGGGTCATCGGCATCAACACTCAGGGGCTGACATTTTCAGTCGCAGATAATGTCAAAAACTCGTCACGTATCACCGAACTCATTTCGGTTCTCAAAAAACAGAGCATTTCAGCCGTCACCACGGATGAGCCGTGTGAAACAAGCCAAGGCGGGGGCGTCGACTGGAAAATCTGGCTTGTCCTCGGGCTTGTTACTCTCGCCGCACTCACCTCTCTACTTGTCGCACTAAGGAAAAAGCCATCCACCGAAAGCTACACCCAGTATATCAAACGCGTATCCGGAGTCTCCCGCCTGCAGAGCCGCCCCGGCAGCTTGCCTCCGACCAACTCAGGCCCGACCTGGGATGGAGGACAGATTGTCAACTCTCCTCCCACACCGCCAGCTTCTCCTCCCCCGGCTCCCCCGGCTCCCGCAAACCCGCCAACACCCCAGGCACCTTCAGCAGCTGAAGCAAACCCATTTCCTCAGATGCCAGCCAACGCGGCGGGTGCACCACCACTCGCAACCGACACACCCAACGGATGGTCACTCCAAGGAAACAACCCGGAGGCTGGGAAAAGCAAACCCATCCATTTCCAACTAACCCCGGAACTGATTCAACGCTACGGTGGAAATATCACCATTGGCCGCAAACCCGGCATCGCCCATCTGGTCATCGACAACACAAGTATTTCAAAAGCCCACGCAATAATCAGCCTGATCAATGGCCAACTCAACATCCGAGACAACGGCTCATCCAACAGCACCAGCGTCAATGGCAAGCGCCTTACCCCGAATCAGCCCATGCCGCTAAACCCCGGTGACCATATCACCCTCGGAGAAGTCTCACTTTCATTTGCGCTGATCTAG
- a CDS encoding PP2C family protein-serine/threonine phosphatase — translation MHSIHIAIASSIGGREEQQDAAHSWTSEHTCLLVLADGVGGNIGGAAAAKTVIETADEIWNHQHGRFSSPRQSLENIAELAHQRIAALTPGERRNPASTIVALYLDEHEAHWIHCGDSRLYRIQNGQTATRTRDHSVVQLLVEQGKITEEELNSHPDKGRILKSLGGGSFKGSDYQSCTYQPGDQFLLCSDGYWESVPAKAPILPSRPRDRKLEDHINRLVTKAVKQNGPDGDNTTIAIAEVAAPNKSHQAPAHPQSSPLRSVIKSTLLIIFYTFIVIDIIILFYIFLSQ, via the coding sequence ATGCACTCTATCCATATCGCCATTGCATCCTCGATTGGGGGCCGAGAAGAACAACAAGACGCCGCTCACTCATGGACCAGTGAGCACACCTGCCTACTGGTCCTGGCAGATGGAGTCGGAGGGAATATCGGAGGTGCGGCAGCAGCCAAAACGGTCATTGAAACCGCAGATGAAATCTGGAATCATCAGCATGGCCGATTCTCCTCACCTCGGCAATCGCTAGAGAACATTGCAGAGCTCGCCCACCAACGGATAGCAGCACTTACCCCTGGAGAAAGACGCAATCCAGCCAGCACCATTGTCGCACTATATCTCGATGAGCACGAAGCCCATTGGATCCACTGCGGAGACAGCCGCCTGTATCGAATTCAAAATGGTCAAACTGCCACCAGAACCAGAGATCACTCGGTGGTTCAACTTCTGGTAGAGCAAGGGAAAATCACCGAAGAAGAGCTCAATAGCCACCCCGATAAAGGGCGCATCCTCAAAAGCCTCGGAGGAGGGAGCTTCAAAGGTAGCGACTACCAATCCTGCACCTATCAACCAGGTGACCAATTCCTTCTCTGCTCTGACGGTTACTGGGAGAGTGTGCCCGCAAAGGCACCGATTCTACCAAGCAGACCACGCGACCGGAAACTCGAGGATCATATCAACCGACTGGTAACAAAAGCCGTCAAACAAAACGGTCCTGACGGTGATAACACCACCATTGCGATCGCCGAAGTAGCAGCCCCCAACAAATCACATCAGGCGCCCGCACATCCGCAATCGTCTCCACTTCGTTCTGTCATCAAGTCGACCTTACTCATTATTTTCTATACATTCATTGTGATCGACATCATCATTTTGTTCTACATTTTCTTATCCCAATAA
- a CDS encoding serine/threonine protein kinase, with protein MSPNLPDEDALALPPGHIVNHYQITRVIGKGGFGITYAAQDIHTGSELAIKELLPTAIATRHHDLSVSAHSQSLHDDFRWAIDSFIKEARTLAKFKHPHLVRMLEFFEQNGTAYMVMPYIQGDDIKGHVAAYGTFTEGQCLNILISLCDAVNTIHQAGILHRDIKPENIILEQSKQMPILLDFGASRNLVALKSQAITSIISPGYAPIEQYSTEAKYQGPWSDVYALASVAYFMLTGTPPPEAPDRNNALRHGKKDPCIPLLQLRKASPTLSNAIAHAMQMSERQRPQNARIWQDELRHIAAQIGPRAAKQQTNHQQTNHQQTTAPLKPNPNKAKPPVPHQPDRRSPSTVRQTTRHRKQKPVVLLSGIIFLLIGLITLGTYLGVKHYQQQNKNQTAKQTNTLKSETNHQTKTSESKQQQNQQDSTDNKNDLKPVSHSDIRQFVLDYYNDGKTGQQLKYYADYVNYFGKPSYPRNAIDTDSRNYNQRWPERNYTPGTNIHIDRASSHLYHTQTALQYEVSNGVESRTGKVLSKLSIGTKHNKPVISAINNEVLEEASVRYNAEAQKKDIVEFITRFIKAGNSDRGSILKQLDYYDKQVSPYYKIESATQDYIKKDLLKYAGKYNQRSYQITEAIRVKGAGRNTLTAFAVLHYRTRNTNSGKAYSGNLFNTYQITYHRGQPVITGVSSEPIE; from the coding sequence ATGTCCCCCAACCTCCCAGATGAGGACGCCTTGGCGCTCCCTCCTGGACATATTGTCAATCACTATCAAATCACGCGGGTGATCGGCAAGGGTGGCTTTGGTATCACCTATGCAGCACAAGATATTCATACGGGCTCGGAACTAGCCATCAAGGAGCTGCTTCCCACGGCGATCGCAACACGACATCATGACCTCAGTGTAAGCGCACACTCCCAGTCGCTGCATGATGATTTCCGTTGGGCCATCGACTCGTTCATCAAAGAGGCCAGAACTCTGGCTAAGTTCAAACACCCCCACCTTGTCCGGATGCTTGAGTTTTTTGAGCAAAACGGCACAGCCTACATGGTGATGCCCTACATTCAGGGCGATGACATCAAAGGTCACGTAGCAGCCTACGGAACCTTCACGGAAGGCCAATGTCTCAATATATTGATCTCTCTCTGTGATGCCGTCAACACCATCCACCAAGCCGGGATCTTACACCGGGACATTAAACCCGAAAACATCATCCTCGAGCAAAGCAAGCAGATGCCGATCCTGCTCGACTTCGGAGCCTCCCGCAATCTCGTCGCGCTCAAAAGCCAAGCCATCACCTCCATCATCTCCCCCGGATACGCACCCATCGAACAATACTCGACCGAAGCAAAATACCAGGGGCCATGGTCCGATGTCTACGCCCTGGCATCCGTCGCCTATTTCATGCTCACGGGCACGCCTCCGCCTGAGGCCCCGGACCGCAACAACGCCCTGCGCCATGGAAAAAAAGATCCATGCATTCCCCTGCTCCAGCTCCGCAAAGCCTCGCCAACACTCTCGAACGCCATTGCGCACGCTATGCAGATGAGCGAACGCCAGCGACCTCAAAATGCTCGCATCTGGCAAGATGAATTGAGGCATATCGCAGCTCAAATCGGCCCAAGAGCGGCGAAACAACAAACAAACCATCAACAAACAAACCATCAGCAAACCACCGCCCCCCTCAAACCGAACCCCAACAAAGCGAAACCGCCCGTCCCCCATCAGCCCGACCGCAGGTCTCCATCGACCGTCCGACAGACAACACGCCACCGCAAACAAAAACCGGTCGTGCTCCTAAGCGGCATCATCTTTTTATTAATCGGACTCATCACGCTGGGAACCTATCTCGGCGTCAAACACTACCAACAGCAAAACAAAAACCAAACTGCGAAGCAAACCAACACCCTCAAATCAGAAACCAATCACCAAACAAAAACATCCGAATCAAAACAGCAGCAGAACCAGCAAGACTCAACTGACAATAAAAACGACCTCAAACCCGTCAGCCATTCCGACATCAGGCAGTTCGTCCTCGACTACTACAATGATGGAAAAACCGGACAACAACTCAAATATTATGCCGACTACGTCAACTACTTTGGTAAACCGTCGTATCCTCGGAATGCCATCGACACCGACAGCCGGAATTATAACCAGCGGTGGCCCGAGCGAAATTACACACCAGGCACCAACATCCATATTGATCGCGCATCCTCCCATCTCTACCACACGCAAACAGCCCTGCAATACGAAGTTAGCAATGGTGTGGAATCTCGCACAGGTAAAGTCCTCAGCAAACTCTCCATCGGAACCAAACACAACAAACCTGTCATCTCCGCGATCAACAACGAAGTCCTCGAGGAAGCATCGGTCCGCTACAATGCCGAAGCCCAGAAAAAAGACATCGTCGAATTCATCACCCGATTCATCAAAGCGGGCAACTCAGACAGAGGATCCATCCTCAAACAGCTCGATTACTACGATAAGCAAGTAAGCCCCTACTACAAAATCGAATCTGCTACTCAAGACTACATCAAAAAAGACCTCTTGAAATATGCAGGGAAATACAACCAGCGCAGTTATCAAATCACCGAAGCCATCCGGGTCAAGGGTGCAGGCCGCAACACCTTAACCGCATTTGCAGTTCTCCACTACCGCACCCGCAACACCAACTCGGGAAAGGCCTACAGTGGCAATCTGTTTAACACCTACCAGATCACCTACCACCGTGGACAACCAGTCATCACAGGGGTAAGCTCAGAACCTATCGAATAA
- a CDS encoding VWA domain-containing protein, with protein sequence MRRPSRQLNIFSISTLDLFASAMGAFVIIAVILFPYYMKNDDLVAKARIVSAQLEEAKKTAATMEAARNKAEAKAARHEAAQKKAEAEAASLQPKDVEIVFVCDTTSSMDSHLEDIKTNLKDVVDTLKLVNKRIRIGFVAYRDEVEASSATSYVTKKFPIREMNDQSFRSLSRFVDALEASSDKNSDKPESVSIALEQASQMSWTSGNWKHIIVVITDASAKNEEQAWQLASKFSNSSRSSISSRVTSILARTDNMDDQAPGFLQNLARRGDGEYIEDSGRMLNSLIRATLSP encoded by the coding sequence ATGAGGCGCCCATCCCGTCAATTGAATATTTTTAGTATTTCCACGCTCGACCTTTTTGCGTCGGCTATGGGGGCCTTCGTAATCATCGCTGTCATCCTCTTCCCCTACTACATGAAGAATGATGACCTCGTAGCCAAAGCTCGAATCGTCTCAGCCCAGTTAGAAGAAGCAAAAAAGACAGCGGCCACCATGGAGGCAGCCCGTAACAAAGCGGAAGCCAAAGCGGCCCGACACGAAGCCGCACAAAAAAAAGCCGAAGCCGAAGCGGCATCACTTCAACCGAAAGATGTGGAAATTGTATTCGTCTGCGACACGACCAGCAGCATGGACAGCCATCTGGAGGACATCAAAACCAACCTCAAGGATGTGGTTGACACCCTCAAGCTCGTCAATAAACGGATTCGAATTGGTTTTGTCGCTTACCGGGATGAAGTCGAGGCCAGCAGCGCCACATCCTATGTCACCAAAAAATTTCCAATCCGAGAAATGAACGACCAATCGTTTCGCAGCCTGAGCCGCTTCGTCGATGCTCTGGAAGCAAGTTCCGATAAGAACTCGGACAAACCCGAGTCCGTATCCATCGCCCTGGAGCAGGCTAGTCAAATGAGTTGGACTTCAGGTAATTGGAAACACATCATCGTGGTCATCACCGATGCTTCCGCCAAAAACGAAGAGCAGGCCTGGCAATTGGCTTCCAAGTTCAGCAACAGCTCCCGCTCGTCAATCTCCAGCAGAGTGACATCCATTTTGGCCAGAACGGACAACATGGACGATCAAGCACCCGGCTTCCTCCAAAATCTGGCCCGCCGCGGTGACGGAGAATACATTGAAGACAGCGGCCGTATGCTCAACAGTCTGATCCGGGCGACCCTTTCGCCCTGA
- a CDS encoding FHA domain-containing protein, producing the protein MIRRSIDSSLFAKVFLIWFLILTKLMGGLDERYTGVSEDVDKPNLVRFEYKLNPYEEVTGVSVKSDADELFPKLLSYVDQPDAKTAVLFLIDTSNPRRGKEVEQARKLVMDTLSAADATRHVIGVYPFHGQIDEGFAPMGTPLKELQEKAKTIKANGINTILYGSALKAIGILEKTEAERKAIVIISDWKSEDNVMDAKGFVQKAETLLRNGKIVCHSVILAEEDQSEVDTAEHLAESTGGQVVKVSKKNLRIPASFAGELLLHLESGGQAVVDLTGREQAAKVVFEVQTKSGATYPYTYDRQAKTGGASDVVDPKNPQATDPDADPGAAVDPDEDTSGGDAPGDTTNPDEAQGPDQGSASSDDGAAGSDSKSTKSEEGGFLGLPIWMVLSGVGVGVVVLVILIVLILRNKEEDVFEQDYQAQDLDGDNPFVVDDAVDPVDAPENDPLQVPALYAAEFELGNGTAICNTLPDPGEEVAAYLKFGEAGSRGVYPIAKTAVRIGRGQDNDLSLKNDSVSRHHAEILNKRDGSFSITDLDSGNRVYVNGEEITQASLQVGDVVEVGEVTFTFDLEA; encoded by the coding sequence ATGATTAGACGCTCGATTGATAGTTCACTGTTTGCCAAGGTTTTTCTGATTTGGTTTTTGATTCTAACCAAACTGATGGGTGGGTTGGATGAACGATACACTGGGGTAAGTGAAGATGTGGATAAACCGAATCTGGTTCGTTTTGAATATAAGTTGAACCCTTACGAGGAAGTTACCGGAGTCTCCGTTAAGAGTGATGCAGATGAGCTCTTTCCCAAATTGCTTTCCTATGTTGATCAGCCGGATGCCAAAACCGCAGTGTTGTTTCTCATCGATACCAGCAACCCTCGGCGGGGAAAAGAGGTTGAGCAGGCGAGAAAGTTGGTTATGGACACCTTGAGTGCTGCGGATGCCACGCGTCATGTGATCGGGGTCTATCCTTTTCATGGTCAGATCGACGAGGGGTTTGCTCCCATGGGGACGCCTTTAAAGGAACTTCAGGAAAAAGCAAAGACGATCAAGGCAAACGGGATCAACACCATTCTTTATGGTAGTGCGTTGAAGGCAATTGGTATTTTGGAAAAGACCGAGGCCGAACGTAAGGCCATTGTAATTATTTCGGATTGGAAAAGTGAAGACAATGTCATGGATGCAAAGGGCTTTGTGCAGAAGGCCGAAACATTACTTCGAAATGGTAAGATTGTTTGCCATAGTGTGATTCTTGCAGAAGAGGATCAGAGTGAAGTGGATACGGCTGAGCATTTGGCTGAGTCAACCGGAGGGCAGGTAGTCAAGGTGTCGAAAAAGAATCTCCGGATCCCGGCATCTTTTGCTGGAGAGTTGCTGTTGCATTTGGAAAGTGGTGGGCAGGCTGTGGTTGATCTGACAGGTCGGGAACAAGCCGCCAAGGTTGTCTTCGAAGTGCAAACAAAATCAGGCGCTACTTATCCTTATACCTATGACCGTCAAGCGAAGACGGGAGGGGCTTCGGACGTTGTTGATCCAAAGAACCCCCAAGCGACAGATCCTGATGCTGATCCTGGTGCCGCTGTTGATCCTGATGAGGATACCAGTGGTGGCGATGCTCCGGGGGATACGACGAACCCTGATGAGGCTCAAGGACCTGACCAAGGTTCGGCGTCGTCAGATGATGGGGCAGCTGGGTCTGATTCGAAATCAACGAAATCGGAAGAGGGTGGTTTTCTTGGGCTGCCAATTTGGATGGTGCTTTCCGGTGTGGGAGTAGGTGTCGTTGTTCTGGTGATTTTGATTGTTCTGATTCTGCGCAATAAAGAGGAAGATGTTTTTGAGCAGGATTATCAGGCTCAGGATCTGGATGGGGACAACCCGTTTGTTGTTGATGATGCCGTAGATCCGGTTGACGCTCCTGAGAACGATCCATTGCAAGTGCCTGCTCTGTATGCCGCTGAGTTTGAGCTCGGCAATGGGACGGCCATTTGTAACACCTTGCCGGATCCTGGAGAGGAGGTTGCGGCCTACCTCAAATTTGGAGAAGCAGGCTCACGCGGTGTGTATCCGATTGCCAAGACCGCGGTTCGCATTGGCCGGGGGCAGGACAACGATCTGTCATTGAAAAATGACAGTGTGTCGAGGCATCATGCTGAGATTCTGAACAAACGCGACGGAAGTTTTTCCATCACTGATCTGGACTCCGGGAACCGGGTCTACGTGAATGGTGAGGAGATTACTCAGGCCTCGCTGCAGGTAGGCGATGTGGTCGAGGTCGGGGAAGTCACATTTACTTTTGATCTCGAGGCCTGA
- a CDS encoding MotA/TolQ/ExbB proton channel family protein — protein sequence MERLLTAIIAIMLGIVTVVVLNLSLTGGETAAMLLINKSDNALVWVSEQALMWMFFYLGLGELVLRFLASSKEGKQTKRNLLPEEDSVILTSKELPAVYTRAKQAGSAYLPRLIQRVVRQFQISQSADQANSVLDSSMELFLHEIDLKYNMLRYIMWVIPTIGFIGTVRGIALGLSTAAAESHKGNTDDLLYVVSTDLAVAFYTTMLALVMSGVLVLIMHICQGREEGGLNRSGQYCIDHLINKLYNPQPS from the coding sequence ATGGAACGATTATTAACGGCGATTATCGCCATCATGTTGGGTATTGTAACGGTGGTTGTACTGAACCTCTCGTTGACGGGCGGTGAGACCGCCGCGATGCTACTGATCAACAAGTCAGATAACGCGTTGGTCTGGGTATCTGAGCAGGCATTAATGTGGATGTTTTTTTACCTTGGCTTGGGAGAGTTGGTCTTACGTTTTCTCGCCTCGAGCAAAGAGGGAAAACAAACCAAGCGCAACCTGCTTCCCGAGGAGGATTCTGTGATATTGACCTCCAAGGAATTGCCCGCTGTTTATACCAGGGCCAAACAGGCGGGGAGCGCGTATTTACCCCGCTTGATTCAACGAGTGGTCCGCCAATTCCAAATTTCGCAATCAGCAGATCAGGCCAACAGTGTGCTGGATTCCAGTATGGAGCTTTTCCTGCATGAGATTGATTTAAAATACAATATGCTCCGATACATTATGTGGGTGATTCCTACGATTGGCTTTATTGGAACGGTTCGAGGGATTGCTTTGGGCTTGAGTACCGCAGCCGCGGAATCTCATAAGGGCAATACCGATGATTTGCTTTATGTGGTGTCGACCGATTTGGCGGTTGCTTTTTATACGACCATGCTGGCGCTGGTGATGTCCGGTGTGCTGGTTTTGATCATGCATATTTGCCAAGGCCGGGAAGAAGGTGGTCTGAACCGCTCCGGGCAGTATTGTATCGACCACCTGATTAATAAACTCTACAATCCACAACCATCATAA
- a CDS encoding FHA domain-containing protein codes for MDSDADKTRMIRRSRPASDAGTPATPPKLPDTSHHDPDATRIIQPNQAPQPSLHQVPETGGIDDDATRLIAQPNPGLDPGAPQSAGVDDSDKTKLVRRSSGGAASVATTGSSQGPGTSMDDPVTGWLVVIDGPGKGNQVAIGEQDNHVGRSGGADGARVCLDFGDHGISRNNAFVLRYDPKKRRFKILPGEGANIVYLNDDDLDVPTEIKAGDVIELSDTKLRFVPFCGPEFDWVDTE; via the coding sequence ATGGACTCTGACGCCGATAAAACCCGAATGATCCGAAGGAGCCGTCCAGCCAGCGATGCTGGGACGCCTGCTACCCCACCGAAATTGCCCGACACTTCTCATCACGACCCGGATGCAACCCGTATTATTCAGCCCAATCAAGCGCCTCAACCCAGTTTGCATCAAGTTCCTGAAACAGGGGGGATCGATGACGATGCGACCCGTCTGATTGCGCAACCGAATCCTGGTCTTGATCCAGGGGCACCACAAAGTGCAGGAGTGGATGATTCCGATAAAACCAAATTGGTGCGTCGGTCTTCCGGGGGTGCGGCAAGTGTTGCCACCACAGGCTCATCGCAAGGGCCCGGAACTTCCATGGACGATCCTGTGACCGGATGGTTGGTGGTTATTGACGGACCGGGTAAAGGGAATCAGGTGGCCATTGGTGAGCAGGATAATCATGTTGGCCGGTCAGGAGGGGCAGACGGGGCCCGGGTTTGTTTGGATTTTGGCGATCACGGTATCTCCAGGAACAATGCCTTTGTGCTACGCTATGATCCTAAAAAGCGCCGCTTCAAAATTTTGCCAGGGGAGGGAGCCAACATTGTTTATTTGAACGATGATGATTTGGATGTCCCCACGGAAATAAAAGCGGGAGATGTGATTGAACTCAGCGATACCAAATTACGTTTTGTGCCGTTTTGCGGACCTGAATTTGATTGGGTCGACACGGAGTAA
- a CDS encoding PP2C family protein-serine/threonine phosphatase, with translation MFEVERDFAGLQRPGARPYQEDSQGFAVLSEREDGGIETLLVVLADGMGGENAGDYASQTVVDTFVAYCHTHYHSDRVPEMLTSAMQVANEKVADAIVRKPSLEGMGSTLLAAVVSEDSLYWLSVGDSPLYLFRDGKLSQINEDHSMMPVLLKLVEEGDLEEAELATHPDRNVLRSAIIGDEIELIDCPDQAIAMQAGDVLLVASDGLQTLEKEEIELRLTRHKQLPADGLARILLRAVERAANPKQDNVSINVVCLPGLTRTGDVDEDWMSKTRILRRGEEG, from the coding sequence ATGTTTGAAGTAGAGAGAGATTTTGCTGGTTTGCAGCGTCCGGGGGCTCGTCCGTATCAGGAGGATTCCCAGGGCTTTGCTGTGCTCTCGGAACGTGAGGACGGCGGGATTGAAACCTTGCTGGTTGTCTTGGCTGATGGCATGGGGGGTGAAAATGCCGGTGATTATGCAAGCCAAACAGTGGTTGATACCTTTGTTGCCTATTGTCATACACACTATCATTCGGATCGGGTTCCAGAGATGTTGACAAGCGCGATGCAGGTAGCCAATGAAAAGGTGGCAGATGCCATTGTTCGCAAACCTTCATTGGAGGGCATGGGGTCTACCTTGCTTGCCGCTGTGGTGAGCGAGGACTCTTTGTATTGGCTCAGCGTCGGAGACTCACCGCTTTATTTGTTCCGTGACGGGAAGTTGAGTCAGATCAACGAGGATCATTCGATGATGCCGGTGTTGTTGAAGCTCGTTGAAGAAGGGGATTTGGAAGAGGCTGAGTTGGCGACACACCCTGACCGGAACGTGTTGCGATCAGCGATTATCGGGGATGAAATTGAACTGATTGACTGCCCCGATCAAGCAATTGCCATGCAAGCGGGTGATGTGCTGCTTGTGGCATCAGACGGATTGCAGACTCTGGAGAAGGAGGAGATCGAATTGCGGCTCACGCGGCATAAACAGCTGCCCGCAGATGGGCTTGCCCGGATTCTCTTGCGTGCTGTTGAACGTGCAGCGAACCCTAAACAGGACAATGTTTCGATTAACGTTGTTTGTCTACCCGGTCTGACCCGAACAGGGGATGTGGATGAAGATTGGATGAGTAAAACCCGTATCTTACGGCGCGGTGAGGAGGGGTGA